In Sporosarcina sp. PTS2304, a genomic segment contains:
- a CDS encoding RluA family pseudouridine synthase yields MKKKQKTYRATEYTVTETIELLPFLLQAMTKNSRNSVKAILTRGQVAVDGQPVTQHNHSLQPGQKVSIQSNQASLNHSKLVGVTIIHEDDDLIIINKEAGLLSVASKTENELTAYRQVTNYVQSSRPDQRVFVVHRLDKDTSGVMMFAKNEKTQQTLQNNWNEFVKERMYTALVEGKVVSESGTIKSWLTENSAFKVYSSPVDNGGQYAVTHYKRIQSNKDFSLLEVLLETGRKNQIRAHMEELGYPVVGDKKYGATSNPLRRLGLHATALSFIHPRTGKIVRYVAEIPQIFISRSKK; encoded by the coding sequence ATGAAAAAAAAGCAAAAGACTTATCGGGCAACAGAATATACAGTGACAGAAACAATCGAACTCTTGCCGTTTTTATTACAAGCTATGACGAAGAACAGCCGGAATTCGGTTAAAGCGATTCTGACTCGTGGTCAAGTGGCGGTAGATGGTCAACCGGTGACCCAACATAACCATTCACTACAGCCAGGTCAGAAGGTCAGCATACAAAGTAACCAAGCGTCGCTCAATCATTCAAAATTAGTAGGTGTGACGATTATACATGAAGATGATGATCTTATTATTATCAATAAAGAGGCGGGCCTCCTATCGGTTGCTTCAAAAACAGAAAATGAATTAACTGCCTACCGTCAAGTGACAAATTACGTTCAAAGTAGCCGTCCCGACCAACGCGTATTTGTTGTGCATAGGCTAGACAAAGACACGTCAGGTGTAATGATGTTTGCTAAAAATGAAAAAACACAACAAACGCTGCAAAACAATTGGAATGAATTCGTTAAAGAACGTATGTATACAGCTTTGGTAGAAGGGAAAGTAGTGAGCGAGTCGGGAACGATTAAATCTTGGCTTACTGAAAACAGTGCGTTCAAAGTATATTCGTCACCTGTTGATAATGGTGGTCAATATGCAGTCACACATTATAAAAGAATCCAGTCAAATAAAGACTTTTCACTTTTGGAAGTTCTTTTGGAAACGGGAAGAAAAAACCAAATTCGTGCTCATATGGAGGAATTGGGATATCCAGTAGTTGGAGATAAAAAATACGGAGCAACTAGTAATCCGTTACGCCGGTTAGGACTTCATGCAACTGCTTTATCCTTCATTCATCCACGAACTGGAAAAATAGTTCGATATGTGGCAGAAATACCTCAAATATTTATATCTCGTTCAAAAAAATAA
- a CDS encoding heavy metal translocating P-type ATPase, with translation MATEKNVYRLQGLSCTSCAAKFEKNVRQIDTVEDVQLNFGASKLTVAGNASIVQLEQAGAFDGIKVFPEKQKISTQHTPFWKKRENQTTIASLILLLAGYGVSTTNGDHNWLSIALFLAAILIGGYSLMKEGLSNLVKLEFDMSTLMTIAVIGAALIGDWAEGAVVVFLFSVSEALESYSIDKARNSISSLIEIAPSTAIVLRNGREFEVEVEDLQINDVILIKPGQKIAMDGEVIQGDSSVNQAAITGESVPVHKVIGNEVFAGTLNEEGSMQVRVTKLAEDTTIAKIIHLVEEAQAEKAPTQQFVDRFAKYYTPAILVISLLIMVLPPLLAGGAWGDWFYKGLVVLVVGCPCALVISTPIAIVTAIGNAARNGVLIKGGIHLEETGQIKVIAFDKTGTLTEGRPEVTDIVSVSSLTEDELLTQAASIEKFSQHPLASAIMRASEKSSNRLAEVKNFQSITGKGAKAEIDGQLVYVGSPNLFKETSVIDNSYEQQIIELQRQGKTVMLIWSESGLHGLIAVADRVRKSSLSIIKKLHQLGIEKTVMLTGDNQSTATAIGQQLGLSEVKAELLPHEKVNMIKKLEAHGKVAMVGDGVNDAPALATATIGIAMGGAGTDTALETADIALMADDLEKLPYTIKLSKRTKQVILQNISIALGLKIIALLLIIPGWLTLWMAVTADMGATVIVVLNSLRLMRSNV, from the coding sequence ATGGCTACTGAGAAAAACGTCTATCGCTTACAAGGGCTATCTTGCACAAGTTGTGCAGCGAAATTCGAAAAGAATGTCCGGCAAATTGACACAGTGGAAGATGTGCAGTTAAACTTTGGTGCTTCTAAATTAACAGTTGCCGGGAATGCATCTATTGTACAACTAGAGCAAGCAGGTGCATTTGACGGAATTAAAGTATTTCCAGAAAAACAAAAAATTAGTACACAGCATACACCATTTTGGAAAAAACGCGAAAACCAAACGACTATTGCTTCACTTATTCTTTTGCTAGCTGGTTATGGCGTGTCTACAACTAATGGAGATCATAACTGGTTATCGATCGCTTTATTTTTGGCAGCTATTTTAATCGGTGGATATAGCTTAATGAAAGAAGGACTAAGTAACCTCGTCAAATTAGAGTTTGATATGTCTACGTTGATGACAATTGCTGTGATCGGGGCAGCGTTGATTGGCGATTGGGCAGAGGGAGCTGTTGTAGTATTTTTGTTTTCAGTCAGTGAAGCATTAGAAAGCTACTCGATTGATAAAGCTAGAAATTCAATCAGCTCGTTAATTGAAATCGCACCGTCTACAGCTATCGTATTGCGCAATGGTCGGGAATTTGAAGTGGAAGTAGAAGATTTACAAATTAATGATGTGATATTAATTAAACCAGGGCAGAAGATCGCGATGGATGGGGAAGTAATCCAAGGAGATTCATCCGTCAATCAAGCAGCCATTACAGGAGAATCTGTGCCTGTTCATAAAGTCATCGGAAACGAAGTGTTTGCTGGAACGCTCAATGAAGAAGGTTCAATGCAAGTGCGTGTGACAAAGCTTGCGGAAGATACTACTATAGCGAAAATTATTCATTTGGTGGAAGAAGCACAAGCAGAAAAAGCGCCTACACAACAATTTGTTGATCGCTTTGCAAAATACTATACACCTGCAATTCTTGTTATTTCTTTATTGATTATGGTACTCCCGCCGTTACTTGCTGGCGGAGCGTGGGGGGATTGGTTTTATAAAGGGTTAGTCGTACTCGTTGTCGGTTGCCCGTGCGCATTAGTTATTTCGACTCCGATTGCGATTGTCACAGCGATTGGTAACGCCGCACGAAATGGGGTTCTTATTAAAGGTGGAATTCATTTAGAGGAAACAGGGCAAATCAAAGTCATTGCTTTCGATAAAACAGGCACGCTGACGGAAGGACGTCCAGAGGTAACGGATATTGTATCGGTGTCATCTTTGACGGAAGACGAATTATTGACTCAAGCAGCATCTATTGAAAAATTCTCTCAGCATCCGCTCGCTTCAGCTATTATGAGAGCATCTGAAAAAAGCTCGAATCGCCTGGCGGAAGTAAAAAACTTTCAATCGATTACAGGTAAAGGTGCAAAAGCTGAAATAGATGGTCAGCTAGTATATGTCGGTAGCCCAAACTTATTCAAGGAAACAAGCGTAATAGACAATTCATATGAACAACAAATTATTGAATTGCAACGACAAGGAAAGACCGTCATGCTGATTTGGTCTGAATCAGGTCTACACGGGTTAATCGCTGTAGCCGATCGAGTTCGTAAAAGCAGTTTATCGATTATTAAAAAGCTGCATCAACTAGGTATTGAAAAGACAGTAATGCTGACAGGAGACAACCAGTCAACTGCGACAGCTATTGGACAGCAGCTAGGCTTATCAGAAGTAAAAGCTGAGCTATTGCCTCATGAAAAAGTAAATATGATCAAGAAGTTAGAAGCGCATGGTAAAGTTGCAATGGTTGGGGATGGTGTCAATGATGCGCCTGCCTTAGCAACAGCGACTATCGGTATTGCGATGGGCGGCGCAGGAACAGATACTGCATTGGAGACTGCGGATATCGCACTTATGGCAGACGACTTGGAAAAATTGCCATATACAATAAAATTGAGTAAGCGAACGAAGCAAGTAATTCTTCAAAATATTTCAATCGCCTTAGGATTAAAAATTATTGCTCTATTGCTAATTATTCCAGGATGGTTAACATTGTGGATGGCAGTTACAGCAGATATGGGCGCGACTGTTATTGTCGTATTGAACTCTTTGCGATTAATGCGAAGCAACGTATGA